One genomic segment of Ostrinia nubilalis chromosome 20, ilOstNubi1.1, whole genome shotgun sequence includes these proteins:
- the LOC135081517 gene encoding D-aminoacyl-tRNA deacylase: MKALIQRVMKANVAVNGEVISSIEQGLCVLIGISTSDTIKDMEYIVKKLLSVKLFDDETNTKWKKTVVDKDYELLCVSQFTLYNTWKGNRPDFHNAMSAEKSKEFYEKFLQMLKDAYQPEKIKDGQFGAYMQVSIQNDGPVTFEIESPVNVKKEKSRSRAEQEVPQVNLNELEEELKG; encoded by the exons TAAACGGTGAAGTCATCAGCAGCATAGAGCAAGGACTGTGTGTCCTCATCGGTATATCCACCAGTGACACCATCAAAGATATGGAGTACAT AGTGAAAAAGTTGCTCAGTGTAAAACTTTTTGACGATGAAACCAACACTAAGTGGAAGAAGACTGTAGTAGACAAAGATTATGAATTGCTGTGTGTTAGTCAATTCACCTTATACAACACATGGAAG ggCAATCGACCCGACTTCCACAATGCAATGTCTGCAGAGAAATCCAaagaattttatgaaaaatttctTCAAATGCTAAAAGATGCATATCAACCTGAAAAAATTAAAG ATGGCCAATTCGGTGCATACATGCAAGTATCAATCCAGAACGACGGACCAGTCACGTTTGAGATCGAATCTCCCGTCAATGTAAAGAAGGAAAAGTCGAGGAGCAGAGCGGAGCAAGAAGTACCTCAAGTCAATTTAAATGAATTAGAAGAAGAACTGAAAGGTTAA